One region of Mycolicibacterium lutetiense genomic DNA includes:
- a CDS encoding DUF1707 SHOCT-like domain-containing protein, whose product MDSGQNDHLRVSDADRAQVGQLLERAVAEGLITLDEFSERYDSALAARTRGELSMVMADLPMTAPAAQRPPEMLQGWMSSIVRRGQWTVAPALHLKSRMCSTTLDFTSAVLPGPVVEIVLDDYCSSTELILPASATADVNGVDAVAGSATVKVRTSPPSDQLHLIVRGRVRLGSVTVRHPFGSWLRRLNGTR is encoded by the coding sequence ATGGACTCCGGCCAGAATGACCACCTCCGAGTCTCCGATGCTGACCGCGCCCAGGTAGGGCAACTGCTCGAACGCGCGGTGGCCGAGGGCTTGATCACGCTCGACGAGTTCAGCGAGCGCTACGACTCCGCACTGGCTGCCCGCACCCGCGGCGAGCTGAGCATGGTGATGGCTGATCTGCCCATGACTGCACCGGCAGCCCAGCGTCCGCCGGAAATGCTGCAGGGTTGGATGTCGTCGATCGTGCGGCGGGGGCAGTGGACGGTGGCGCCCGCTCTGCACCTGAAAAGCCGGATGTGCAGCACGACCCTCGACTTCACCTCGGCGGTACTGCCCGGTCCGGTGGTGGAAATCGTCCTCGACGACTACTGCAGCTCAACCGAGCTGATCCTGCCCGCGTCGGCCACCGCCGATGTCAACGGCGTCGACGCCGTCGCGGGAAGCGCCACGGTGAAGGTGCGCACCAGCCCGCCGTCAGACCAGCTGCATCTCATCGTGCGCGGCCGGGTCCGGTTGGGTTCGGTTACCGTGCGGCATCCGTTCGGAAGCTGGCTGCGGCGCCTGAACGGCACTCGATAG
- a CDS encoding type IV toxin-antitoxin system AbiEi family antitoxin domain-containing protein — MLESYLRDHDGVITLDQAAEAGLSRQAVYRRVRSGHWLRCARGVYFADDRPFTDAARTRVAVWSLGSHATASGLAAAWWLGVTKYAPETIEVTVPKVSNFRQRHAVKIRRRDLDPCDVVERRGMRVTALPLTVVEAAARRGGGAKLMDSALQRHTELRDLWRAHLRNKGRHGSPAARRLLQAAADGARSEAERLLVKLLREARITGWKANYRLGRYVIDVAFPADKLAIETDGWAFHHDQEVFQKDRIKQNEIALMGWQVLRFTWLDLTEYPQRVIAEIRFAIECRSGAAASFRTDAAR; from the coding sequence GTGCTTGAGAGCTATCTGCGCGACCATGACGGCGTCATCACGCTTGATCAAGCCGCGGAAGCGGGCTTGTCACGCCAGGCCGTATATCGCAGAGTGCGATCCGGACACTGGCTCCGCTGCGCACGCGGCGTCTACTTCGCCGACGATCGACCATTCACCGATGCCGCACGAACCAGAGTGGCGGTCTGGTCACTGGGCTCCCACGCAACAGCCAGCGGACTCGCCGCAGCATGGTGGCTCGGGGTCACGAAGTACGCACCCGAAACCATCGAGGTCACTGTCCCCAAAGTCAGCAACTTCCGGCAGCGGCACGCCGTCAAGATCCGTCGGCGCGACCTCGACCCCTGCGACGTCGTGGAACGCCGGGGCATGCGGGTGACGGCACTGCCGCTGACGGTCGTCGAAGCCGCTGCCCGGCGTGGTGGTGGCGCCAAACTCATGGACTCCGCGCTACAGCGCCACACCGAACTGCGTGACCTGTGGCGGGCGCACCTGCGCAACAAGGGCCGACACGGTTCGCCCGCTGCCCGCAGGCTGCTCCAGGCCGCGGCCGATGGAGCACGTTCGGAAGCCGAGCGGCTGTTGGTCAAGCTGCTCAGAGAAGCCCGGATCACCGGGTGGAAGGCCAACTACCGCCTGGGCCGATACGTGATCGACGTGGCCTTCCCCGCCGACAAGCTCGCGATCGAGACCGACGGCTGGGCGTTCCATCACGACCAGGAGGTGTTTCAGAAAGACCGGATCAAGCAGAACGAGATCGCGTTGATGGGCTGGCAGGTGCTGCGATTCACCTGGCTGGATCTCACGGAGTATCCGCAGCGGGTGATCGCCGAGATCCGTTTCGCTATCGAGTGCCGTTCAGGCGCCGCAGCCAGCTTCCGAACGGATGCCGCACGGTAA
- a CDS encoding phosphoribosylaminoimidazolesuccinocarboxamide synthase, producing the protein MRPALSDYQHLASGKVRELYGIDDEHLLFVASDRISAYDYILDSQIPDKGRILTAMSVFFFDLISAPNHLAGPPDDERIPAEVLGRALVVKRLKMLPVECVARGYLTGSGLLDYQASGSVCGIPLPAGLGEASKFDEPLFTPATKADIGEHDENITFAHVIDLVGPELADQLKERTLQTYLQGADHALTKGIIIADTKFEFGVDEHGTVVLADEVFTPDSSRYWPAETYRQGVVQDSFDKQFVRNWLTGPDSGWDRHGDTAPPPLPDEIVAATRARYIEAYERISGLRFEDWIGA; encoded by the coding sequence ATGCGCCCTGCTCTGTCCGACTACCAGCACCTGGCCAGCGGCAAAGTCCGCGAGTTGTACGGCATCGACGACGAGCACCTGCTGTTTGTAGCGAGTGACCGGATCTCCGCCTACGACTACATCCTCGACTCGCAGATCCCGGACAAGGGCCGGATCCTGACGGCCATGAGCGTGTTTTTCTTCGACCTGATCAGCGCGCCCAACCATCTCGCCGGGCCGCCGGACGACGAGCGCATCCCGGCCGAGGTGCTGGGCCGCGCGCTGGTGGTGAAGCGACTGAAGATGCTGCCGGTGGAATGTGTGGCCCGTGGCTACCTGACCGGCTCGGGACTGCTCGACTATCAGGCGTCGGGTTCGGTGTGCGGTATCCCGCTGCCGGCGGGCCTGGGGGAGGCGAGCAAGTTCGACGAGCCGTTGTTCACGCCGGCCACCAAGGCCGACATCGGCGAGCATGACGAGAACATCACGTTCGCCCACGTGATCGACCTGGTCGGCCCGGAGCTGGCCGACCAGCTGAAGGAACGCACGCTGCAGACCTACCTGCAAGGTGCCGACCATGCGTTGACCAAGGGCATCATCATCGCCGACACCAAGTTCGAGTTCGGAGTCGATGAGCACGGCACCGTGGTGCTGGCCGATGAGGTGTTCACCCCGGATTCGTCTCGGTACTGGCCCGCCGAGACCTATCGGCAGGGTGTGGTCCAGGACAGCTTCGACAAGCAGTTCGTCCGTAACTGGCTGACCGGGCCGGACTCGGGCTGGGACCGGCACGGCGACACTGCGCCGCCGCCGCTGCCCGACGAGATCGTGGCCGCCACCCGGGCCCGGTACATCGAGGCGTACGAACGGATTTCGGGCCTGCGGTTCGAAGATTGGATCGGTGCATGA
- a CDS encoding S9 family peptidase: MTQSAQPPAAKRGNHRREHHGDVFIDPYEWLRDKDNPEVIAHLEAENAYTEAATGHLEPLRQKIFDEIKARTKETDLSVPMRRNDWWYYARSFEGKQYAVHCRCPIGDPDDWTPPALDEGAEIPGEQILLDENVEADGHEYFSLGAATVSLDGNVLAYSVDVLGDERYTMKFRDLRTGELYDDTIAGIGGGGTWAADSRTLYYTTVDDAWRPDTVWRHRLASGLPAEKVYHEPDERFWVAIGRSRSDKYLFVASGSAVTTEVRYVDANDPTAELTTVWERRDLVEYSVEHAVVGGEDRFLILHNDGAENFMLVDAPVSDPSSFRMLIEHEPDVRLDGVDAFDGFLVISYRSEALPKMALWPLTADGYGTREELTFDSELTAAGMGGNPNWSAPKLRIGATSFITPARIYDLDLATGERTLLREQPVLGGYRPEDYVERRDWATAPDGARVPISIIHRAGLQFPAPALLYGYGAYESCEDPRFSIARLSLLDRGMVFVIAHVRGGGELGRPWYEHGKLLEKTNTFTDFIAAARHLIDDGVTRPQNLVALGGSAGGLLMGAVANMAPELFAGILAQVPFVDALTTILDPSLPLTVTEWDEWGNPLEDPEVYRYMKAYTPYENVAAQDYPAILAMTSLNDTRVYYVEPAKWVAALRHTKTDGHPVLLKTEMVAGHGGLSGRYERWKEAAFQYAWLLAAADRDNYGRGQVDSLFGGPDA; this comes from the coding sequence ATGACACAGTCCGCACAGCCGCCGGCCGCCAAACGCGGCAACCATCGCCGTGAGCACCACGGCGACGTGTTCATCGACCCCTACGAATGGTTGCGGGACAAGGACAACCCCGAGGTGATCGCGCACCTGGAGGCCGAGAACGCCTACACCGAGGCCGCCACCGGGCATCTGGAGCCGTTGCGGCAGAAGATCTTCGACGAGATCAAGGCCCGCACCAAGGAAACCGACCTTTCGGTGCCGATGCGCCGCAATGACTGGTGGTACTACGCGCGCAGCTTCGAGGGCAAGCAGTACGCGGTGCACTGTCGGTGCCCGATCGGAGACCCTGACGACTGGACTCCGCCTGCGCTCGACGAGGGTGCCGAGATTCCCGGTGAGCAGATCTTGCTCGACGAGAATGTCGAGGCCGACGGTCACGAGTACTTCTCGCTCGGCGCGGCCACGGTGAGCCTGGACGGCAATGTCCTGGCCTATTCGGTGGACGTCTTGGGTGACGAGCGATACACCATGAAGTTCAGGGATTTACGCACCGGCGAGCTCTACGACGACACGATCGCCGGGATCGGCGGCGGCGGCACCTGGGCCGCCGACAGTCGCACGCTGTACTACACCACGGTGGACGACGCCTGGCGGCCCGACACCGTGTGGCGCCACCGGCTGGCCTCGGGCCTGCCCGCCGAGAAGGTGTATCACGAACCCGACGAACGGTTCTGGGTCGCGATCGGACGCAGCCGCAGCGACAAATACCTGTTCGTCGCGTCGGGTAGCGCGGTCACCACCGAGGTCCGCTATGTCGATGCGAATGACCCGACCGCCGAGCTCACCACCGTCTGGGAGCGTCGCGACCTGGTGGAGTACTCCGTCGAGCACGCCGTGGTGGGGGGCGAGGACCGGTTCCTGATCCTGCACAACGACGGCGCCGAGAACTTCATGCTGGTCGACGCGCCGGTCAGTGATCCCAGTAGTTTCCGGATGCTGATCGAACACGAGCCGGACGTGCGGCTGGACGGTGTCGATGCGTTCGACGGTTTTCTCGTGATCAGTTACCGCAGTGAGGCATTGCCGAAGATGGCACTGTGGCCGCTCACCGCCGACGGCTACGGCACGCGCGAGGAGCTGACCTTCGATTCCGAGTTGACCGCCGCAGGGATGGGCGGCAACCCGAACTGGTCCGCGCCGAAGTTGCGGATCGGCGCCACCTCGTTCATCACTCCGGCGCGGATCTACGACCTCGACCTGGCCACCGGGGAGCGCACCCTGCTGCGGGAGCAGCCGGTGCTGGGCGGCTACCGGCCGGAAGACTATGTGGAGCGTCGGGATTGGGCGACCGCCCCCGACGGGGCGCGGGTCCCGATCTCGATCATCCACCGGGCCGGGTTGCAGTTCCCGGCGCCGGCGCTGCTCTACGGTTACGGCGCCTACGAGTCGTGTGAGGATCCGCGGTTCTCGATCGCCCGGTTGTCATTGCTCGACCGGGGCATGGTGTTCGTGATCGCGCACGTGCGCGGCGGCGGCGAATTGGGCCGGCCGTGGTACGAGCACGGCAAGCTGCTGGAGAAGACCAACACCTTCACCGATTTCATCGCGGCGGCACGCCATCTCATTGACGACGGGGTGACCCGGCCGCAGAATCTGGTGGCCCTCGGTGGCAGTGCCGGTGGATTGTTGATGGGTGCGGTGGCCAACATGGCCCCGGAGTTGTTCGCCGGGATCCTGGCCCAGGTGCCGTTCGTCGACGCGCTGACGACCATTCTTGATCCCTCGTTGCCGCTGACGGTGACGGAGTGGGACGAGTGGGGAAATCCGTTGGAGGACCCCGAGGTGTACCGCTACATGAAGGCCTACACGCCGTACGAGAACGTGGCGGCCCAGGACTATCCGGCGATCCTGGCGATGACCTCGCTCAATGACACCCGGGTGTATTACGTCGAACCGGCAAAATGGGTTGCTGCACTGCGTCATACGAAGACTGACGGTCATCCCGTGCTGCTCAAGACGGAGATGGTGGCCGGTCACGGCGGTCTGTCCGGTCGGTACGAGCGATGGAAGGAGGCTGCGTTCCAGTACGCCTGGTTGCTAGCTGCCGCCGACCGCGACAACTACGGCCGCGGCCAGGTAGACAGCCTCTTCGGCGGTCCGGACGCTTAA
- a CDS encoding DoxX family protein: MVVFLTLMLGSAAARAIGLLGVDYLDSWPEAIAVGLAAMFALTGIAHFVNPLRRDMIAIVPPTLPAPSTLVTVTGVLELAGAAGLLYPPTRVAAAVCLFLLMLAMFPANVYAARMPNPPKSMASRLSVRTAEEAVYLAAAVVVAVGGS; this comes from the coding sequence ATGGTCGTCTTTCTGACTCTCATGCTGGGCAGCGCGGCCGCCAGGGCGATCGGCCTGTTGGGCGTGGACTACCTCGACAGTTGGCCCGAGGCAATCGCGGTCGGCCTGGCCGCGATGTTCGCCCTGACCGGCATCGCACACTTCGTGAACCCGTTGCGGCGCGACATGATCGCCATCGTGCCCCCGACGCTGCCCGCGCCGAGCACCTTGGTGACGGTCACCGGAGTGCTGGAACTGGCCGGCGCGGCAGGATTGCTCTATCCGCCCACCCGGGTGGCGGCGGCAGTCTGCCTGTTCCTGCTCATGCTGGCCATGTTTCCGGCCAACGTCTACGCGGCACGGATGCCGAATCCCCCGAAGTCGATGGCCTCGCGGTTAAGCGTCCGGACCGCCGAAGAGGCTGTCTACCTGGCCGCGGCCGTAGTTGTCGCGGTCGGCGGCAGCTAG
- a CDS encoding TetR/AcrR family transcriptional regulator yields MGYHHGDLKTAILAQAATLVAERGADGISLRELARAAGVSHAAPAHHFTDRRGLFTALATEGFQLLAAALTEARPQFIEAAKAYVRFALAHPGHYEVMFDKSLYDDTDAELVAAASAAGAELNRGVATLADPKAAADPEGAALAAWSLVHGFSMLWLNDAIDTAGDPIAKVEGLAAILFDAEVR; encoded by the coding sequence ATGGGCTATCACCATGGCGACCTCAAGACCGCGATCCTCGCGCAGGCCGCCACCCTGGTGGCCGAACGCGGCGCCGACGGCATCTCGCTACGCGAACTCGCGCGGGCCGCAGGCGTCTCGCACGCCGCCCCCGCGCACCACTTCACCGATCGACGCGGGTTGTTCACCGCCCTGGCCACCGAAGGGTTTCAGCTGCTGGCCGCAGCCCTGACGGAGGCCAGGCCACAGTTCATCGAGGCAGCCAAGGCCTATGTGCGCTTCGCCCTCGCCCATCCCGGCCACTACGAGGTGATGTTCGACAAGTCGCTCTACGACGACACCGATGCCGAACTGGTGGCCGCCGCGTCGGCCGCCGGAGCCGAACTGAACCGCGGGGTTGCCACCCTGGCCGACCCCAAGGCCGCCGCCGACCCGGAAGGTGCCGCCCTGGCCGCATGGTCCCTGGTGCACGGCTTCTCGATGTTGTGGCTCAACGACGCGATCGACACCGCGGGCGATCCGATCGCCAAGGTGGAAGGGCTGGCCGCGATCCTGTTCGACGCCGAGGTCCGGTAG
- a CDS encoding glutathione peroxidase: protein MSLNEIPLTTLDGTPTTLAELATGAALVVNVASKCGLTPQYSALEKLAQDYAARGLTVIGVPCNQFMGQEPGSAEEIQTFCSSTYGVTFPLLAKTDVNGTDRHPLYSELTQAADAAGDAGDIQWNFEKFLLAPGGTVAHRFRPRTEPDAPEVIAAIEAVLPA, encoded by the coding sequence ATGAGCCTCAACGAGATTCCGCTGACCACTCTCGATGGCACGCCGACGACGTTGGCCGAGTTGGCAACCGGCGCAGCGCTGGTGGTCAACGTGGCGTCCAAGTGTGGGTTGACGCCGCAGTACAGCGCGCTGGAGAAGCTCGCCCAGGATTACGCTGCGCGCGGGCTGACCGTCATCGGGGTGCCCTGCAACCAGTTCATGGGCCAGGAGCCGGGCAGCGCCGAAGAGATCCAGACGTTCTGCTCGTCCACCTATGGCGTGACGTTCCCGTTGCTGGCCAAGACCGATGTCAACGGCACCGACCGCCACCCGCTCTACTCCGAGCTGACCCAAGCCGCCGACGCCGCCGGGGACGCCGGGGACATCCAGTGGAACTTCGAGAAGTTTCTGCTCGCCCCGGGCGGAACGGTGGCCCACCGGTTCCGCCCCCGCACCGAGCCGGATGCACCCGAGGTGATCGCGGCGATCGAAGCGGTCCTGCCGGCCTGA
- a CDS encoding DUF2334 domain-containing protein produces the protein MTGQLIVSISQLSDRTLADVESFCAELDTRGVPASMMVAPRLKGGYRLDRDADTVEWLARRRSGGDAIVLHGYDEAATKKRRGEFASLPAHEANLRLMGADRVLEHLGLRTRLFAAPGWTISQGTVTALPRNGFRLFADLNGITDLVRQTTTRARVVGIGEGFLSEPWWCRTVVLAAERTARREGTVRVAVAARHLRKPGPRQAMLDAIDLALLHRCVPTVYRWRGSSVLTEAA, from the coding sequence GTGACCGGACAACTCATCGTCTCGATCTCGCAGCTCAGCGATCGCACGCTGGCCGATGTCGAGTCGTTCTGCGCCGAGCTCGATACCCGCGGCGTTCCCGCCTCGATGATGGTGGCGCCGCGGCTCAAAGGCGGCTACCGGTTGGACCGCGATGCCGACACGGTGGAATGGCTGGCCCGGCGACGCAGCGGCGGTGACGCCATCGTGCTCCACGGCTACGACGAGGCCGCGACCAAGAAGCGTCGCGGCGAGTTCGCTTCGTTGCCCGCCCATGAGGCCAACCTGCGGTTGATGGGTGCCGACCGGGTGCTCGAACACCTGGGCCTGCGTACCCGATTGTTTGCCGCACCCGGCTGGACCATTTCGCAGGGCACCGTGACCGCATTGCCGCGCAACGGCTTTCGACTGTTCGCCGACCTCAACGGCATCACCGACCTGGTTCGACAGACCACGACGAGAGCGCGGGTCGTGGGTATCGGCGAAGGATTTTTGTCCGAGCCGTGGTGGTGCCGGACCGTGGTGCTCGCCGCTGAGCGCACTGCGCGGCGCGAAGGCACGGTGCGGGTCGCCGTTGCTGCGCGGCACCTGCGCAAGCCCGGCCCGCGCCAGGCGATGCTCGACGCGATCGACCTGGCTTTGCTGCACCGATGCGTGCCCACCGTTTACCGGTGGCGAGGATCTTCGGTACTGACCGAGGCCGCCTGA
- a CDS encoding FAD-binding dehydrogenase: MADADVIVVGAGLAGLVAACELADRGLRVLIVDQENAENLGGQAFWSFGGLFFVDSPEQRRLGIRDSQELALQDWLGTAGFDRPEDHWPREWAHAYVDFAAGEKRSWLRARGLQTFPLVGWAERGGYGALGHGNSVPRFHITWGTGPAIVDVFARRLVDEPRVRFAHRHRVDELVISDGAVVGVRGSVLEPSDAPRGAPSTRNIIGEFEFRASAVIVASGGIGGNHDLVRKNWPARMGRVPEQLLSGVPAHVDGRMIGIAETAGGHVINSDRMWHYTEGITNYDPIWPDHGIRILPGPSSLWLDANGKRLPGPLYPGFDTLGTLEHICRTGQDYTWFILDARIIAKEFALSGQEQNPDLTSRSVRDILARVKPGAPAPVQAFVDRGVDFVSARSLRELVAAMNDVPDVLELDYATVAAEVTARDREVVNRFTKDGQVTAIRAARSYLGDRFTRVVAPHPLTDPKAGPMIAVKLHILTRKSLGGLETDLDSRVLKEDGTAFAGLYAAGEAAGFGGGGVHGYRSLEGTFLGGCIFSGRAAGRGAAGDIA, from the coding sequence ATGGCAGACGCCGATGTCATTGTCGTGGGGGCGGGTCTGGCCGGATTGGTCGCCGCATGTGAGCTCGCCGATCGGGGCCTCCGTGTCCTGATCGTCGATCAGGAGAACGCGGAGAACCTGGGCGGTCAGGCATTCTGGTCGTTCGGTGGCCTGTTCTTCGTCGACAGCCCCGAACAACGCCGGCTCGGCATCCGCGACAGCCAGGAGCTGGCGCTGCAGGACTGGCTGGGCACCGCCGGTTTCGACCGACCCGAGGATCACTGGCCCCGGGAGTGGGCGCACGCTTACGTCGACTTCGCCGCCGGGGAGAAACGCAGTTGGTTGCGGGCCCGGGGGCTGCAGACCTTCCCGTTGGTCGGGTGGGCCGAGCGGGGTGGCTACGGGGCGCTGGGGCACGGCAACTCGGTGCCGCGTTTCCACATCACCTGGGGGACCGGCCCGGCGATCGTCGATGTCTTCGCCCGCCGGTTGGTCGACGAACCCCGGGTGCGATTCGCCCACCGGCACCGCGTCGATGAACTCGTCATCTCCGACGGCGCCGTCGTCGGCGTCCGGGGTTCGGTGCTGGAACCCTCCGACGCGCCTCGCGGGGCACCGTCAACGCGAAACATCATCGGAGAGTTCGAGTTCCGCGCATCGGCCGTGATCGTGGCCAGCGGTGGCATCGGTGGCAATCACGATCTGGTGCGCAAGAACTGGCCGGCCCGCATGGGCCGGGTGCCCGAGCAACTGCTCAGCGGGGTACCCGCGCACGTCGACGGACGCATGATCGGCATCGCCGAGACCGCCGGCGGCCACGTCATCAACAGCGACCGGATGTGGCACTACACCGAAGGCATCACCAACTACGATCCGATCTGGCCCGACCACGGGATCCGCATCCTGCCCGGGCCGTCATCATTGTGGTTGGACGCCAACGGAAAACGACTTCCCGGACCGCTGTACCCCGGCTTCGACACGCTCGGCACGCTCGAACACATCTGCCGTACCGGGCAGGACTACACCTGGTTCATCCTCGACGCGCGGATCATCGCCAAGGAGTTCGCGCTGTCCGGCCAGGAGCAGAACCCCGACCTCACCTCCCGCAGCGTGCGTGACATTCTGGCCCGGGTGAAACCCGGCGCCCCGGCCCCGGTGCAGGCATTCGTCGATCGTGGCGTCGACTTCGTCAGCGCGCGTTCGCTTCGCGAGTTGGTGGCCGCGATGAACGACGTGCCCGACGTGCTGGAACTCGACTACGCCACGGTGGCCGCCGAGGTCACCGCACGGGACCGCGAGGTCGTCAACAGATTCACCAAAGACGGACAGGTGACCGCGATCCGAGCGGCCCGCAGTTACCTCGGTGACCGGTTCACCCGCGTCGTCGCCCCGCATCCGCTCACCGACCCCAAGGCCGGTCCGATGATCGCCGTCAAACTGCACATTCTGACCCGAAAGTCCTTGGGCGGTTTGGAAACCGACCTGGATTCCCGGGTGCTCAAGGAAGACGGCACCGCGTTCGCCGGCCTGTACGCGGCGGGTGAGGCGGCCGGATTCGGCGGTGGCGGGGTGCACGGCTACCGATCCCTGGAAGGCACGTTCCTGGGCGGCTGCATCTTCTCCGGTCGGGCCGCCGGGCGAGGTGCGGCCGGCGACATCGCCTGA
- a CDS encoding MBL fold metallo-hydrolase gives MQLTHFGHSCLLADISDTTVLFDPGTFSHGFEGITGLSAILITHQHPDHADVARLPALIEANPQAALYADPQTAAQLGEPWQAVHPGDAFRVGSLNVRGTGGRHAVIHPEIPVIDNISYLLGDDEHPARLMHPGDALFVPGEPVDVLATPAAAPWMKISEAVDFLRAVAPTRAVPIHQGIIEPNARGIYYGRLSEMTKTDFQVLTEENGTQF, from the coding sequence ATGCAACTCACGCATTTCGGACATTCGTGCCTACTGGCCGACATTTCGGACACCACGGTGCTGTTCGACCCGGGCACCTTCTCGCACGGTTTCGAAGGCATCACCGGCTTGTCGGCGATCCTGATCACCCACCAGCACCCGGACCACGCCGATGTCGCCCGGCTGCCGGCGCTCATCGAGGCCAACCCGCAGGCGGCGCTGTACGCCGATCCGCAGACCGCCGCCCAGCTGGGCGAGCCGTGGCAGGCGGTGCATCCCGGGGATGCGTTCCGGGTCGGTTCGCTGAATGTGCGCGGGACCGGTGGCCGGCATGCGGTGATCCATCCCGAAATCCCGGTGATCGACAACATTTCGTACCTGCTGGGCGACGACGAGCATCCGGCCCGGCTCATGCATCCGGGGGACGCGCTGTTCGTCCCCGGCGAACCGGTCGATGTGCTGGCCACCCCGGCGGCCGCCCCGTGGATGAAAATCTCGGAGGCCGTTGACTTCCTGCGCGCGGTCGCCCCGACCCGGGCGGTGCCGATCCATCAGGGAATCATCGAGCCGAATGCGCGGGGCATCTATTACGGACGTCTCTCCGAGATGACGAAGACCGACTTCCAGGTGCTGACCGAGGAAAACGGCACGCAATTCTGA
- a CDS encoding ATPase, producing MSIVLCGLAAAPPSAWSEPSADCPPLCDRIPDSAWVDTSKLPLDREYNWPGLAGLAVTAVAPRFRVEEECGSPLVPGDPRGYAVAARSEVSHRDGHWQLRVQVIHWRGETWQGGQTALAVVQGAGGALRACPGVGTSVTTDRPGQLVAAMNFGNTRVLHQYLFADPNNSTVVELAMWSSTPKQVPWPAPSDRQVLDALADPLCTAYIGSCR from the coding sequence ATGTCGATCGTGCTCTGCGGGCTGGCCGCAGCGCCACCTTCGGCTTGGTCGGAGCCCAGCGCCGACTGCCCGCCGCTGTGTGACCGCATTCCGGATTCGGCGTGGGTGGACACCTCGAAACTCCCGCTGGACCGCGAGTACAACTGGCCCGGACTGGCCGGCCTGGCCGTGACAGCCGTGGCACCGCGCTTCCGCGTCGAGGAGGAATGTGGGTCGCCGCTCGTGCCCGGTGACCCGCGCGGCTACGCCGTCGCGGCACGGTCTGAGGTCTCCCACCGCGACGGGCACTGGCAACTGCGCGTCCAGGTGATCCATTGGCGCGGCGAGACATGGCAGGGCGGTCAGACCGCGCTCGCGGTGGTACAGGGGGCGGGCGGTGCGCTGCGCGCCTGTCCGGGGGTCGGGACATCGGTCACCACCGACCGGCCCGGGCAGCTGGTGGCGGCGATGAACTTCGGCAACACCAGGGTGCTGCACCAGTATCTGTTCGCCGACCCGAACAACAGCACCGTGGTGGAGCTGGCCATGTGGTCGAGCACGCCGAAGCAGGTTCCATGGCCGGCGCCATCCGATCGCCAGGTGCTCGATGCGCTGGCCGACCCACTGTGCACGGCCTACATAGGGTCGTGCCGGTAG
- the purS gene encoding phosphoribosylformylglycinamidine synthase subunit PurS, whose amino-acid sequence MAKVVVHVMPKAEILDPQGQAIVGALGRLGHGGIADVRQGKRFELEVDDSVADETLAEIAESLLANTVIEDFSVSREGS is encoded by the coding sequence GTGGCAAAGGTGGTTGTGCACGTCATGCCGAAGGCGGAGATCCTCGACCCTCAGGGGCAGGCGATCGTCGGGGCACTTGGTCGGCTCGGACATGGTGGTATCGCGGACGTCCGGCAAGGTAAGCGTTTCGAGCTCGAAGTCGACGACTCCGTAGCCGACGAAACCCTGGCCGAGATCGCGGAGTCTCTGCTGGCCAACACGGTTATCGAGGACTTTTCCGTGAGCCGGGAGGGCTCGTGA